From one Gammaproteobacteria bacterium genomic stretch:
- a CDS encoding acetyl-CoA carboxylase carboxyltransferase subunit alpha: MVDNFLEFEKPIEELSAKIEELERVSQTQNLDLSEQINNLEDRRQKVTHDIFSSLDPWQITQIARHPMRPYTLDYVGFVIAGFQELHGDRMFADDRSIIAGIGKIDQRNVALIGHQKGRNTREKLRRNFGMPKPEGYRKAQRVMKLAEKFGLPIVTLIDTPGAYPGVDAEERGQSEAIARSLSVMIALRVPVITAVIGEGGSGGALAIGVCDRLIMMEYSTYSVISPEGCASILWKSPDKAPEAAAAMKITSADLKKLGLVDEIVPEPLGGAHRDPEQAAAHLNASLVRHLEEVSSWTIPELLGKRYERLQSFGQFQNGI, from the coding sequence GTGGTGGATAATTTTCTGGAGTTCGAAAAGCCGATCGAAGAACTTTCGGCAAAGATAGAAGAGCTTGAAAGGGTCAGTCAGACTCAAAACCTAGATCTGAGCGAACAGATCAACAATCTTGAAGACAGAAGACAGAAAGTCACACACGACATTTTTTCCTCTCTCGATCCTTGGCAAATCACTCAGATTGCCCGTCATCCGATGCGTCCCTACACCCTTGACTACGTGGGTTTCGTTATTGCCGGGTTCCAAGAACTTCACGGCGACCGTATGTTTGCCGATGATAGATCGATTATTGCGGGTATCGGAAAGATCGACCAGCGGAACGTTGCGCTAATTGGGCACCAAAAAGGTCGGAATACACGGGAGAAACTGCGACGCAACTTTGGTATGCCTAAACCGGAAGGATACCGAAAGGCGCAAAGGGTTATGAAACTCGCAGAAAAATTTGGCCTCCCTATTGTGACACTGATCGATACGCCAGGAGCTTATCCTGGCGTTGATGCGGAAGAGAGGGGTCAAAGTGAGGCAATAGCTCGTTCGCTCTCAGTAATGATTGCCTTAAGGGTCCCTGTTATTACAGCAGTTATCGGGGAGGGAGGATCCGGGGGAGCCCTGGCTATCGGGGTTTGTGATCGCTTGATAATGATGGAGTATTCCACCTATTCGGTGATTTCACCGGAAGGTTGTGCGTCTATCTTATGGAAAAGTCCGGATAAGGCACCCGAGGCCGCAGCAGCTATGAAGATCACATCAGCCGATCTAAAGAAGTTAGGATTAGTTGATGAGATTGTTCCGGAACCTTTGGGGGGGGCGCACCGCGACCCCGAGCAGGCAGCTGCGCATCTAAACGCCAGTTTGGTTCGCCATCTTGAAGAAGTTTCAAGTTGGACAATCCCGGAGCTGCTGGGCAAACGTTACGAACGACTACAGTCATTTGGCCAATTTCAGAACGGAATATAA